One genomic segment of Paenibacillus xylanexedens includes these proteins:
- a CDS encoding MaoC family dehydratase: MRFSEYVIGQRYETTSLALSKSDIIEFATIYDPQYMHLDEEKAKQGRFGSLIASGMQTMNISFKLWIEVGVYGEHVVAGTGMNNIQFLKPVFPDDELHVIAEVIGLTPRRKGNGIVTVLLSTFNQKNQKVFQAELSALIDN; encoded by the coding sequence ATGAGATTTAGCGAATATGTAATAGGTCAGCGTTACGAAACCACATCCTTGGCATTATCCAAGAGTGATATTATTGAGTTTGCCACAATTTATGATCCACAGTACATGCATTTGGATGAGGAAAAAGCCAAGCAAGGCCGATTCGGCAGTTTAATTGCTTCTGGCATGCAAACGATGAATATCTCCTTTAAATTATGGATTGAGGTTGGGGTCTATGGAGAGCATGTCGTGGCGGGCACTGGAATGAATAACATTCAATTCCTGAAACCGGTCTTTCCGGATGATGAACTTCATGTCATTGCAGAAGTCATTGGACTGACTCCCAGACGAAAAGGAAATGGGATTGTTACAGTGCTGCTGAGTACTTTCAATCAGAAGAATCAAAAGGTATTTCAGGCAGAATTAAGTGCATTAATCGATAATTAA
- a CDS encoding LacI family DNA-binding transcriptional regulator, with protein MMTTIKDVAKMAGVASSTVSCVLNDKGNVSEPTRLRVLEAASQLNYVRHGPASELKRNSTQTIGIIVHDMSSPYFSDLVNGIETVVMSHGYDMIVCSSLGGEKSTAHRYIRERRIDGAIVIAQNIQDQLLIEASEAGFPIVVMDRDLDAQHIVKVLMRDTQGGYLATRYLIDKGHRTIAYISGPSQSECNLHRYQGYLKALKEAGIEENPEWKIGGQYMKQDGYDAAKKLLEGELPSAVFFANDEMAIGGLEAFREHDISIPEQLSVIGFDNIPASQYMNPPLTTFRQPKRDAGQLAGHVLFQLLNGEIVETLYTLDIQCVERDSVRLLNLS; from the coding sequence ATGATGACAACGATTAAAGATGTAGCCAAGATGGCTGGTGTAGCCAGTTCGACCGTATCTTGCGTACTCAACGATAAAGGGAATGTAAGTGAGCCGACAAGACTCCGAGTACTTGAAGCAGCGAGTCAACTCAATTACGTTAGGCATGGTCCTGCATCGGAATTAAAACGAAATAGTACACAAACTATTGGTATTATTGTCCATGACATGTCCAGTCCGTATTTCTCGGATCTGGTGAACGGAATAGAAACCGTCGTTATGAGTCATGGATACGATATGATCGTATGTAGTTCGTTGGGTGGAGAGAAGTCGACAGCCCATCGTTACATTCGTGAACGAAGAATTGACGGAGCTATTGTTATTGCTCAGAATATTCAAGATCAGTTGCTGATTGAAGCATCTGAAGCAGGGTTTCCAATTGTTGTCATGGATCGGGATCTGGATGCTCAACATATTGTAAAGGTTTTGATGAGAGATACGCAAGGTGGTTACTTGGCTACCCGTTATCTGATCGATAAAGGGCATCGGACAATAGCTTATATTAGTGGCCCGTCACAATCGGAATGTAATCTCCATCGTTATCAAGGTTATTTGAAAGCCTTAAAGGAGGCAGGCATCGAAGAGAACCCCGAATGGAAAATTGGCGGACAATACATGAAGCAAGATGGGTACGATGCAGCCAAGAAACTGCTTGAAGGAGAGTTGCCATCCGCTGTATTTTTTGCAAATGATGAAATGGCGATCGGCGGCTTGGAAGCCTTCAGGGAGCATGATATCTCAATACCTGAGCAGTTATCCGTAATTGGCTTTGACAATATACCTGCATCTCAGTATATGAATCCACCTCTAACCACATTTCGTCAGCCGAAGAGGGATGCAGGCCAGCTTGCAGGTCATGTTCTCTTCCAACTGCTGAACGGAGAGATCGTAGAGACGTTATATACACTGGACATCCAATGCGTGGAACGTGATTCTGTTCGGCTCCTCAACCTGAGTTGA
- a CDS encoding ABC transporter substrate-binding protein, with protein MKKWFKPTVVLVCAAMLLAGCQFSPSNQTKQQEITVWSFTDEAGYAIEKFEQKYPDIKVNFVNIPGNFYITKLKSALQTTSKAPDVFMIENANIRELIDVPYLENLSASPYNANELIQEQYAFVQANEQDSEGNVRAIGYQGTPGGIYYRRDLAKKYLGTDDPEQVGSQIDTWEKIFEIGEKVQQLSGNKVHALANWNAISNSYDGIPWVKDGKLVIDPTYLEVLDLVREARERNVLAEYEDGSAGYAASMQKGEVMFYPGATWALQYTFKANAPDTEGMWGLAQGPSAFSAGGTYIAMYSKSDKKDLAWKFIEFYNFDHDFLSELAKEQDYFTSNMVVNDELAPSLSSSYLGGQKHFEFFSEAAKRVPVYERTKYDATINNDIYKIVLQLYLNKDIQTKEEVVKRIKRDVTLRFPELEVD; from the coding sequence ATGAAGAAGTGGTTTAAGCCAACTGTTGTATTGGTATGTGCAGCGATGTTGTTAGCTGGTTGTCAGTTCAGTCCATCGAATCAAACCAAGCAACAGGAGATTACCGTGTGGAGTTTTACGGATGAAGCAGGGTACGCCATTGAGAAATTCGAACAGAAATATCCTGACATCAAAGTGAACTTTGTCAACATCCCCGGTAATTTCTATATCACCAAGCTGAAATCTGCGCTACAGACAACCTCGAAGGCTCCAGATGTATTTATGATTGAAAATGCAAATATTCGAGAACTGATTGACGTTCCATATCTGGAGAATCTATCAGCTTCGCCGTATAACGCCAATGAACTTATTCAGGAACAATATGCTTTTGTTCAGGCCAATGAACAGGACAGTGAGGGAAATGTCAGAGCGATAGGTTATCAGGGAACACCAGGGGGCATCTACTATCGTCGGGATTTGGCGAAGAAATATCTGGGCACCGATGATCCTGAGCAGGTGGGTTCACAGATCGATACATGGGAGAAGATCTTCGAGATTGGAGAGAAGGTACAGCAACTTAGCGGGAATAAAGTACATGCATTGGCGAATTGGAATGCTATATCGAATTCATATGATGGTATACCTTGGGTGAAGGATGGCAAGCTTGTCATCGATCCAACGTACTTGGAAGTGCTCGATCTTGTACGTGAAGCACGTGAGCGGAATGTACTTGCCGAGTATGAAGATGGAAGTGCAGGTTATGCTGCATCCATGCAAAAAGGTGAGGTCATGTTTTATCCCGGGGCAACCTGGGCACTGCAATATACGTTCAAGGCCAACGCCCCGGATACCGAAGGCATGTGGGGCTTGGCTCAGGGACCGTCAGCGTTTAGTGCAGGCGGAACTTATATAGCGATGTATAGTAAAAGTGACAAAAAGGATCTGGCCTGGAAGTTTATTGAGTTTTATAATTTTGACCACGACTTTCTGTCCGAGTTAGCGAAAGAGCAGGATTATTTCACCAGTAACATGGTTGTAAATGATGAACTTGCCCCGTCTCTCTCATCGTCCTATTTGGGAGGACAGAAGCATTTCGAGTTTTTCTCGGAGGCTGCAAAACGGGTACCTGTATACGAACGCACCAAATATGATGCCACGATTAACAATGATATCTACAAGATTGTACTCCAGTTATATCTCAATAAGGACATTCAGACCAAGGAAGAAGTCGTAAAGCGAATCAAACGTGATGTTACCTTGAGATTTCCGGAGCTGGAAGTGGATTAG
- a CDS encoding NAD(P)/FAD-dependent oxidoreductase codes for MSKSIDVIVIGAGIAGSTCAMQLAGKGHGTLLLDRQEFPRHKTCGEFMSPETKEMLEVLDIHLLDHSKKPSTMDHAKIVMPQGGVIEAPLPGFAYGISRYELDQILHQKALEAGAQIVTKATITSIEQLEDASYEVQVKQGDERISYRAKAVIGAHGTKKPRGMASAPDLRDQTVYVGVKSHFSGIEIPARVELYFCEGGYVGISPIEDGIVNVAALLTLDTVQGSGKSVNDILQAASLTNVSLAARLAEGKPVDGTQVSIAPLHLSNVPEPWSQYPHIGDAMLMIPPLCGDGMSIALRSSLLCARWTDKYLQGDIEHADWQSNYTLEASREFTQLLRRARRIQKLAFAKTNKFYPGLARMIPGLAAYVVKATRLSEMNAAR; via the coding sequence GTGTCGAAATCGATAGATGTGATTGTCATCGGAGCCGGAATTGCCGGCAGTACATGTGCCATGCAACTGGCAGGGAAAGGACATGGGACCCTTCTGTTAGATCGCCAGGAGTTCCCGCGACACAAAACCTGCGGTGAGTTTATGTCACCCGAAACCAAGGAGATGTTAGAGGTTCTGGACATTCACCTTCTGGACCATTCGAAGAAACCCAGCACCATGGATCATGCCAAAATCGTTATGCCACAAGGCGGAGTGATCGAAGCACCGCTGCCGGGATTCGCATATGGCATAAGTCGATATGAGCTGGACCAGATTTTGCATCAGAAGGCTCTGGAGGCCGGAGCCCAGATTGTGACCAAAGCGACCATAACGAGCATCGAGCAGCTTGAGGATGCCAGTTATGAGGTTCAGGTGAAACAGGGAGATGAGCGGATCAGTTACAGAGCCAAAGCCGTTATCGGGGCACATGGGACCAAAAAGCCGCGGGGGATGGCTTCCGCACCTGATCTGCGGGACCAAACCGTATACGTTGGCGTTAAGTCCCACTTCAGCGGGATAGAGATTCCCGCACGCGTAGAGTTATATTTTTGCGAGGGTGGTTACGTGGGCATTTCTCCGATTGAGGATGGTATTGTGAATGTTGCCGCATTGTTGACACTGGATACCGTCCAGGGAAGTGGCAAGTCTGTAAACGATATTTTACAGGCGGCATCCCTGACAAACGTGAGTTTGGCAGCCCGTTTAGCCGAAGGAAAACCTGTAGATGGAACGCAAGTGTCGATTGCGCCGCTGCATCTGTCCAACGTTCCTGAACCATGGTCTCAATATCCGCATATTGGGGATGCCATGCTGATGATACCACCCTTATGTGGAGATGGAATGTCCATTGCCCTTCGCTCCTCACTCCTGTGTGCAAGGTGGACTGACAAGTACCTGCAAGGTGACATTGAACATGCCGATTGGCAGAGTAATTACACGCTGGAAGCAAGCCGTGAATTCACTCAATTGCTCAGACGCGCAAGAAGAATCCAAAAGCTGGCTTTTGCCAAAACCAATAAATTCTATCCTGGTCTGGCTCGGATGATCCCCGGTCTAGCCGCTTATGTTGTGAAGGCCACAAGGCTTTCCGAGATGAACGCAGCGCGCTAA
- a CDS encoding methyltransferase domain-containing protein, producing the protein MSFFRTLSIRAKEDELMDDFSLGGEELREALRHLRRLNKIFAAPGPTLAGVEKLWNSVGRPDKLTLLDVGAGSGDVNQKLLQWADRQGVQLEITLVDLTEEACEEARQLFRDEPRVRVQRADLTQLPDASADIVTGSQFVHHFDGDQLVDMVSHMLRASRYGVVINDIHRHPVSYKAVWITTRMISRNRYIRHDGPLSVAKGFTGRDWKELKQRLNHDTMTYEWKPLFRYSVVIPTKGR; encoded by the coding sequence ATGTCCTTTTTTAGAACATTGTCCATTCGGGCCAAGGAAGATGAACTGATGGATGACTTCTCTCTGGGAGGGGAGGAACTGCGTGAAGCGCTTAGACATCTGAGACGTCTTAACAAAATATTTGCAGCACCTGGCCCAACTCTGGCTGGTGTAGAGAAGTTATGGAATTCAGTCGGAAGGCCAGATAAACTGACCCTACTGGATGTGGGCGCAGGTTCAGGGGATGTGAACCAAAAACTACTACAATGGGCGGATCGTCAGGGTGTTCAGCTGGAAATTACGCTGGTTGATCTGACGGAAGAAGCGTGTGAGGAAGCGAGACAACTATTCCGTGACGAACCCCGAGTCCGGGTACAACGTGCTGATCTTACACAACTGCCGGATGCTTCAGCAGATATCGTGACAGGTTCCCAGTTTGTACATCATTTTGACGGAGATCAACTGGTTGATATGGTTTCTCATATGCTGCGAGCATCCAGATACGGTGTCGTCATTAATGATATTCACCGCCATCCCGTATCCTATAAGGCGGTCTGGATTACTACACGGATGATCTCTCGCAATCGGTACATTCGTCATGATGGGCCTCTTTCCGTAGCCAAAGGTTTTACAGGGAGGGATTGGAAGGAACTTAAACAACGGCTCAATCATGATACGATGACTTATGAATGGAAGCCTTTGTTCCGTTACTCTGTTGTTATTCCCACGAAAGGCAGGTGA
- a CDS encoding PLP-dependent aminotransferase family protein has translation MNYSFSNRIAALQPSIIREILKASSGQNVIPFSAGNPAPETFPIEAIRTFTQSILEHDPVTALQYGITEGYVPLREALTQHLKTGFDTGKPSDQLFIVSGAQQGIELACKVFCNEGDTIICESPSFIGSLNSFRASGAKLAGVPMEMDGMDIEKLEQALQTEPNVKLIYVIPSFQNPTGVTTSLEKRKAIYELAKKYGVMILEDNPYGELRFNGDDVPTIKSMDDEGLVIYVGSFSKILSAGLRVGFVQAPHEVVEKMVVAKQGEDVHTAMLPQILAYKFMTEYDYAGHINSIREVYRRKATLMMDKLQEHMGESITYTQPDGGLFLWCDLPVHVPMLDYAKTAAAQGVAVVPGNAFLVNEQDPCNAIRLNFSTPSDEQIVKGVEILGQVLKGYNA, from the coding sequence ATGAACTATTCATTTTCCAATCGTATCGCAGCACTGCAACCATCCATTATTCGTGAGATACTGAAGGCTTCTTCGGGACAAAATGTGATTCCATTCTCCGCGGGAAATCCTGCTCCGGAAACCTTTCCTATTGAGGCGATTCGCACATTCACTCAATCCATTCTGGAGCATGACCCCGTCACAGCTCTGCAATATGGGATTACGGAAGGATATGTTCCCCTTAGGGAAGCATTGACTCAACATTTGAAGACAGGTTTTGATACCGGTAAACCATCCGATCAATTGTTCATTGTATCTGGAGCGCAGCAGGGGATTGAACTGGCCTGTAAAGTGTTCTGTAATGAAGGGGACACGATCATCTGTGAGAGCCCAAGCTTTATTGGTTCCCTGAACTCCTTCCGGGCATCCGGTGCAAAGCTTGCCGGTGTTCCGATGGAGATGGACGGTATGGATATCGAGAAGCTGGAACAGGCGCTGCAAACCGAGCCCAATGTGAAACTGATCTACGTGATCCCGAGTTTTCAGAATCCGACCGGTGTAACGACGAGCCTGGAGAAACGGAAGGCCATTTACGAGCTGGCTAAGAAGTATGGCGTTATGATTTTGGAAGATAACCCGTACGGAGAGCTTCGATTCAATGGAGACGATGTGCCAACCATCAAGTCTATGGATGATGAGGGTCTGGTCATCTATGTTGGATCATTCTCCAAAATTCTATCGGCGGGACTGCGCGTTGGTTTTGTACAAGCGCCCCATGAAGTCGTGGAGAAGATGGTTGTTGCCAAACAGGGAGAAGACGTACATACGGCCATGCTTCCACAGATCCTGGCGTACAAGTTCATGACAGAGTATGACTACGCGGGGCACATTAACAGTATTCGTGAGGTCTATCGGAGAAAAGCAACATTGATGATGGACAAGCTGCAAGAGCATATGGGTGAGTCCATTACCTATACCCAACCGGATGGTGGACTGTTCCTCTGGTGTGATCTGCCAGTACATGTGCCCATGCTTGATTATGCCAAGACAGCGGCAGCTCAAGGGGTTGCGGTTGTACCGGGAAATGCATTCCTGGTGAACGAGCAAGACCCTTGTAATGCCATCAGACTTAATTTCTCAACCCCGTCAGACGAACAGATTGTCAAGGGCGTAGAGATTTTGGGGCAGGTATTGAAAGGGTATAACGCTTAA
- a CDS encoding AraC family transcriptional regulator translates to MGVPTFLETGHMQEGFPIRVIHTGNQFNYAAHWHDEVELVLVNGKSARIGVNDHVCELEKGDVLLIKPGDVHCFLPGTEHLTIILFRLELLTGSFTTEAEIQDLGQLFNKTTVIPSNTGSQSNLTQYIDDIITEKKNQKPGYRWLMVSRLYDLIILLLRTKVPVTTDESSSSGWACTSSKKFEFLESVCEYLEEHYAEPIKLEQVAEHIKFSKFHVCKLFKEIKGVTLMEYLNHFRIIKSEWALLFRQDTILEIAIGHGFNNVNSYNRLFKKYNDCTPSEFRKKHRTNITKYGG, encoded by the coding sequence ATGGGCGTACCCACTTTTTTGGAGACAGGCCATATGCAAGAAGGTTTTCCCATTCGGGTAATTCATACAGGAAATCAGTTCAATTATGCTGCACACTGGCATGATGAGGTTGAACTGGTTCTCGTCAATGGAAAGAGCGCCAGAATTGGCGTGAACGACCACGTGTGTGAGTTGGAAAAAGGGGATGTGCTGCTGATCAAACCAGGGGATGTGCACTGCTTTTTGCCAGGGACCGAACATTTGACCATTATCTTGTTCCGACTCGAATTGTTAACGGGGAGTTTCACGACCGAAGCCGAAATTCAGGATCTCGGACAACTTTTCAACAAAACAACAGTTATTCCCTCGAATACGGGAAGTCAGAGCAATCTGACTCAATATATAGATGACATCATTACCGAGAAGAAAAATCAGAAACCGGGATACCGATGGTTAATGGTATCCAGGTTGTATGATCTCATCATACTTTTATTACGTACCAAAGTACCGGTTACCACCGATGAATCTTCATCTTCAGGATGGGCATGTACTTCCTCCAAAAAATTTGAATTCCTTGAATCGGTCTGTGAATACCTGGAGGAGCACTATGCTGAGCCCATTAAGCTGGAACAGGTGGCGGAACATATTAAATTCAGCAAGTTCCATGTCTGCAAGCTGTTCAAAGAGATCAAGGGAGTAACACTGATGGAATACTTGAATCATTTTCGAATTATCAAATCCGAGTGGGCCTTATTGTTCCGTCAGGATACGATTCTGGAGATTGCGATCGGACATGGCTTTAACAATGTTAACTCCTATAATCGTCTTTTCAAAAAATATAATGACTGTACACCCTCCGAATTTCGTAAGAAACATCGTACGAATATCACAAAATATGGAGGGTAA